The following is a genomic window from Parabacteroides johnsonii DSM 18315.
GACAGTGTCGCGATAGCATACTTTCCCGTTTTTCATCGGAGCACACTCGTCGACTTCACCTTTATGTCCCTGTGCCATTGCCAGCGCAGGGAACATAATCAATAGAAGGAAAAACAGTTTTTTCATATCCTGGCTATTTCATCCATACATTAATGATTTCACCGATAACGGTTATCTGCCCACCTTCTGCCGTTTCGCCCTGCTTGCGGCAGTCGATGATCAACCAGGCATCCCCGTTTTCACCTTTTTTGAAGAAAGACAGGCTGTATGTGTCGTTGTTGCCTATTTCTTTATAAACAGGACTGTCTTTGCTGATAGCGATCGAGGCGATCGATTTGCCGAACATATTACCCGTGCCTTTCCACTGGGCGGATGTTTCTTTTGTATCCGGCTTACCGGCAGATGCGACCTGCATGTCACTTTCCGGTAACATCTGTAGTAATGTAGACGGAACCTTGTCGGCGGCAAAAGCCACATATCCTTCTTTTGCCGGAACCGGAGTTGCCGGTTGGATGCTCTGGGCAGGTGTCACAGTCCGGGCCGGAGTGACCGGAGTTGCCGGAACTACATTGGCGGCTACCTGTGCGCCTAAAGCGGCAGAGGCGGAAGCGAACATTTCGTCAATGAAATCGACTGTCTTTCTACGGAACTTGCCGTTGCCCCGATTCAGTTTGGTCTTATCCTTGTTCAAACAATATTTATCGGTAATCCATTCTTCGGCAGTGTATTTTTCCGGCTCACGCTGGTAAGATACATTATATTCGTAACGGATACCGGCTACTTTCATAACACATTTCTGGTTCTCGCATTCCATCGTGACACGATAGTTCATTTCCGTACGGTCCAAAGAAAGGGCCGTGCTCTGGAACACCAGATTGGCTTGTCCTACAGCGGCGATGTCGCCTTTTGCCTTGTCGGAATAGACGACGCGGTTACCGTCTTCACTGAAGAAACCGTCTGCCCAGTCCAACATTCTGTCATATACTTCATCTTTTGAAAAAGAAGGTGCGTTTATCTCTTTTGCAAATACTACTTTACCATTCTCGAGGGGAACAGCTCCGGCTAAATACT
Proteins encoded in this region:
- a CDS encoding DUF4468 domain-containing protein is translated as MKQLLLLTLFIPTLLWAQDDSKYLAGAVPLENGKVVFAKEINAPSFSKDEVYDRMLDWADGFFSEDGNRVVYSDKAKGDIAAVGQANLVFQSTALSLDRTEMNYRVTMECENQKCVMKVAGIRYEYNVSYQREPEKYTAEEWITDKYCLNKDKTKLNRGNGKFRRKTVDFIDEMFASASAALGAQVAANVVPATPVTPARTVTPAQSIQPATPVPAKEGYVAFAADKVPSTLLQMLPESDMQVASAGKPDTKETSAQWKGTGNMFGKSIASIAISKDSPVYKEIGNNDTYSLSFFKKGENGDAWLIIDCRKQGETAEGGQITVIGEIINVWMK